Proteins encoded in a region of the Isosphaeraceae bacterium EP7 genome:
- a CDS encoding IS5 family transposase (programmed frameshift), whose protein sequence is MDTRRRYPSDLTNPQWAQVCRFIPAPKPGGRPAKYDRREIVNALLYVARTGSQWRAMPHDLPPWTIAYWHFRCWKKDGTFDRLMAELRGDLRVAEGRRRQPSGAILDSQSVKTTERGGPHGIDAWKKVNGRKRHILVDTLGLILAVVVTSADVQDPDGATLVFASIRGRFSRLKSVWADGIYRRVTDWVFAWRRAYPIRLMVVEREGPGFRVVKRRWVVERTFAWLGRCRRLSKDYEGTVASSEAFVKLAMIHLMARRLVKKLE, encoded by the exons ATGGACACACGACGTCGCTATCCCAGTGACCTGACCAACCCCCAGTGGGCCCAGGTCTGCCGATTCATCCCGGCCCCCAAGCCCGGGGGCCGACCCGCCAAATACGACCGCCGCGAGATCGTCAACGCCCTGCTGTACGTCGCCCGCACGGGGTCCCAGTGGCGGGCAATGCCGCACGACCTCCCCCCCTGGACCATCGCCTACTGGCACTTCCGGTGCTGGAAGAAGGACGGCACCTTCGACCGATTGATGGCCGAATTGCGGGGCGACCTCCGCGTGGCCGAGGGGCGGCGTCGGCAGCCCTCGGGGGCCATCCTCGACAGCCAGTCGGTCAAGACCACCGAAAGGG GGGGGCCCCACGGCATCGATGCATGGAAGAAGGTCAATGGCCGCAAGCGGCACATCCTCGTCGACACGCTCGGCCTGATCCTGGCGGTGGTCGTCACCTCGGCCGACGTCCAGGACCCGGACGGGGCCACGCTCGTCTTCGCGTCGATCCGAGGCCGTTTCAGCCGGCTGAAGTCGGTCTGGGCCGACGGGATCTACAGGCGTGTGACCGACTGGGTCTTCGCCTGGCGGCGGGCGTACCCGATCCGGCTGATGGTCGTCGAGCGCGAGGGTCCGGGATTCCGGGTCGTCAAGCGACGATGGGTCGTGGAGCGGACCTTCGCCTGGCTGGGCCGATGCCGTCGTTTGTCCAAGGACTACGAGGGGACGGTCGCCAGCAGCGAGGCATTCGTGAAGCTGGCGATGATCCACCTGATGGCACGAAGGCTGGTCAAGAAGCTCGAATGA
- a CDS encoding IS630 family transposase translates to MKAHRRAWREEFAAVDPGRLVFLDESGASTAMDRTHGRAPSGVRVDGPVPHGHWKVTTLTAAVRLDGVPAAACLAFDGATNAACFEADIGRCLAPTLRPGDVVIIDNLPCHKTAEVGRLIAAAGAEVRYLPPYSPDLNPIESMFSKLKPHLRSAKARTVEARIGAMGDGLRAS, encoded by the coding sequence TTGAAGGCGCACCGGCGGGCCTGGCGCGAGGAGTTCGCCGCGGTCGACCCGGGGCGGCTGGTCTTCCTCGACGAGAGCGGCGCCAGCACGGCGATGGACCGTACCCACGGCCGGGCCCCCAGCGGGGTCCGCGTTGACGGCCCGGTGCCGCACGGCCACTGGAAGGTCACGACGCTGACCGCCGCGGTTCGCCTCGACGGCGTGCCGGCGGCGGCCTGCCTGGCCTTCGACGGGGCGACCAACGCCGCCTGCTTCGAGGCCGACATCGGCCGGTGCCTGGCCCCGACGCTCCGTCCGGGCGACGTCGTGATCATCGACAACTTGCCGTGCCACAAGACGGCCGAGGTCGGCCGGTTGATCGCGGCGGCCGGGGCCGAGGTGCGGTACCTGCCGCCGTACAGTCCGGACCTCAACCCGATCGAGTCGATGTTCTCCAAGCTGAAGCCGCACCTGAGGTCGGCCAAGGCGCGGACGGTCGAGGCGCGGATCGGTGCGATGGGCGACGGCCTGAGAGCGAGTTGA
- a CDS encoding winged helix-turn-helix domain-containing protein → MKPRGSAAELEARRRLAVTRVNEGWKQKDVAAFLGVSLKAVGKSMAAYRASGDGGLAGKPHPGPKPKLSGRQEAVVLSWLAASPEAFGFKTRLWTTRRLAEVIAKRYGVRFNSNDLAAWLTARGQSPQKPAVVAVERDNPAIARWAAEDWPRLEKKPGTSTPTSS, encoded by the coding sequence ATGAAACCCCGGGGATCCGCCGCCGAACTGGAAGCTCGACGCCGACTGGCCGTCACCCGCGTCAACGAGGGCTGGAAGCAGAAGGATGTCGCCGCGTTCCTGGGCGTCTCGCTCAAGGCCGTCGGCAAGTCGATGGCCGCCTATCGCGCCTCCGGCGACGGCGGCCTGGCGGGCAAACCCCACCCGGGGCCCAAGCCGAAGCTGTCGGGCCGCCAGGAGGCGGTGGTCCTCTCCTGGCTGGCCGCCAGCCCCGAGGCCTTCGGCTTCAAGACCCGGCTCTGGACGACGCGGAGGCTGGCCGAGGTGATCGCCAAGCGGTACGGCGTCCGCTTCAACTCCAACGACCTGGCCGCGTGGCTGACGGCACGCGGCCAGTCACCGCAGAAGCCCGCGGTGGTGGCGGTCGAACGCGACAACCCGGCCATCGCCCGCTGGGCCGCCGAGGACTGGCCGCGCCTGGAAAAAAAGCCCGGGACGAGCACGCCCACCTCGTCCTGA
- a CDS encoding transposase, with protein sequence MRRTWAPVGRTPVLTGFGRHRDKVSTIAAISVAPVRRRVGLYWRTDPAHSIDAAAVVAFLGGLLRHLRGRVIVVWDGGSNHKGPLIRAFLSRYPRLHQGRLPAYAPDLNPVEFIWGHLKHGLMANFVPTDVHDLDRVINGHLERLGGQPAMIRSQSRGSKLPLLGKNLAT encoded by the coding sequence GTGCGCCGGACCTGGGCCCCGGTGGGGCGGACGCCGGTGCTCACCGGGTTCGGCCGGCACCGCGACAAGGTCTCGACGATCGCCGCTATCAGCGTCGCCCCGGTCCGGCGGCGGGTGGGGCTCTACTGGCGGACCGACCCGGCGCATTCCATCGACGCGGCGGCAGTCGTGGCATTCCTGGGGGGCCTGCTGCGACACCTGCGGGGGCGGGTCATCGTGGTCTGGGATGGTGGGAGCAATCACAAGGGCCCGCTGATCCGGGCGTTCCTGTCCCGCTATCCTCGCCTGCATCAGGGGCGGCTGCCGGCCTACGCCCCGGACCTCAACCCGGTGGAGTTCATCTGGGGGCACCTGAAGCACGGCCTGATGGCCAACTTCGTGCCCACAGACGTGCACGACCTGGATCGAGTCATCAACGGCCATCTGGAGCGCCTCGGTGGCCAGCCGGCGATGATCCGGTCGCAGTCGAGGGGATCGAAACTCCCCCTCCTCGGCAAGAACCTGGCCACCTGA
- a CDS encoding IS630 family transposase — MIRIHLEQPTRDELVSLRRKPVPPKARDRIEMLTLADAGWSAPRNAAHLGHCAQTVRDFLKDFLARGFEALHPRRSGPAPDLRRRDHVAGELRRCLAEDRTWTSRQLADALANRGIELGPRQVRRYLKRMKAGDRRTAHSLGHKQDSVKAERAGKVLANLKAKAAAGAIRLYDLDECGFSPTLPVGYTWSLPGQRKLIKYEAPQGRRVNALAAYRPFGRKPRLDVTTAERTWNSHDLIGFLKALPWSKAPRMVVLDNAGFHTSKVIRAAREGLADRKIFLYFLPPYSPELNRIEPVFRQIKYQEIPQRSHTTRSGLREAVEASFNNYAQRLRKRSQEELRPAA; from the coding sequence ATGATCCGCATCCACCTCGAACAACCCACTCGCGACGAACTCGTGTCCCTGCGGCGGAAACCCGTGCCGCCCAAGGCCCGTGACCGCATCGAGATGCTCACCCTCGCCGACGCAGGCTGGTCGGCCCCCAGGAACGCCGCCCATCTCGGGCATTGCGCCCAGACCGTCCGCGACTTCCTCAAGGACTTCCTCGCTCGCGGATTTGAAGCCCTTCACCCCCGTCGTAGCGGGCCGGCTCCCGACCTCCGGCGGCGAGACCATGTCGCCGGCGAGCTGCGACGGTGCCTGGCCGAGGATCGGACCTGGACCAGCCGCCAACTCGCCGACGCTCTCGCCAACCGCGGCATCGAGCTGGGGCCTCGCCAGGTCCGCCGCTACCTCAAGCGGATGAAGGCCGGCGACCGCCGCACCGCCCACTCGCTCGGGCACAAGCAGGATTCGGTCAAGGCCGAGCGGGCCGGCAAAGTCCTGGCCAACCTGAAGGCCAAGGCAGCGGCGGGCGCGATCCGGCTCTACGACCTCGACGAGTGCGGGTTCTCGCCGACCCTGCCGGTGGGCTACACCTGGTCCCTGCCGGGCCAGCGGAAGCTGATCAAGTACGAGGCTCCGCAGGGACGGAGAGTCAACGCCTTGGCCGCTTACAGGCCTTTCGGGCGGAAGCCTCGACTGGACGTCACCACGGCCGAGCGGACGTGGAACTCCCACGACCTGATCGGCTTCCTCAAGGCCCTGCCGTGGTCGAAGGCGCCTCGCATGGTGGTGCTGGACAACGCCGGTTTCCACACGAGCAAGGTGATCCGCGCAGCCCGCGAGGGGCTGGCCGACCGGAAGATTTTCCTCTACTTCCTGCCGCCGTACTCGCCGGAGCTGAACCGGATCGAGCCGGTCTTCAGGCAGATCAAATATCAGGAAATTCCACAGCGCAGTCATACGACGCGGAGCGGCTTGAGGGAGGCCGTCGAGGCGAGCTTCAATAACTACGCCCAGAGGCTACGCAAAAGAAGTCAAGAAGAACTACGTCCAGCTGCTTAG
- a CDS encoding IS701 family transposase — MSLLDHPDARAILADSLLTAEAVRGCDDRLTSFLGRYLPRFRRAEQRHNATLVIRGLLSGLRRKTCEPIAVEAGVHRKPIQFLVGAGRWDDEAVMAEVRGHVAEELGDARAVLVLDATTFPKSGADSFGVGRQWCGRLGKQENCQRGIFLAYAAARGYAPLDRRLYLPKDWAADAARRAKCHVPEDVEFREGWRIAAELIERSGPGVPHAWVVGDDEFGRPAQFRAWLRGRGERYVLDVPSDTIVRDLECAPPPGRRPGHGRPWAVPFRRVDAWAAAQPAGRWTRLTIRAGEKGPLRVDAMTARVRTRLEHRVGPQERLVVMRTVEAEPETHYALSDAAADVPLEELVRARFARHRIEEVFEAAKGEVGLAQYEVRGWVGWHHHVTLSLLARWFLCCERRRVGGENPGRDGVAGARGVRPAAARPGAGPRADRRGGVARPVAEGGGADRSLAQGHRRLPAAPAATGYQLIR, encoded by the coding sequence ATGTCGCTCCTCGATCACCCCGACGCCCGCGCCATCCTGGCCGACTCCCTCCTGACGGCCGAGGCCGTCCGCGGCTGCGACGACCGTCTCACATCCTTCCTCGGGCGCTACCTGCCCCGCTTCCGGCGGGCCGAGCAGCGCCACAACGCCACCCTCGTCATCCGGGGCCTGCTCAGCGGCCTGCGGCGCAAGACCTGCGAGCCGATCGCGGTGGAGGCCGGCGTCCACCGCAAGCCGATCCAGTTCCTCGTCGGGGCCGGCCGGTGGGACGACGAGGCCGTCATGGCCGAGGTCCGGGGCCACGTCGCCGAGGAGTTGGGCGACGCGCGTGCCGTCCTGGTCCTCGACGCCACGACCTTCCCGAAGTCCGGGGCCGACTCCTTCGGCGTGGGCCGCCAGTGGTGCGGCCGGCTGGGCAAGCAGGAGAACTGCCAGCGCGGGATCTTCCTGGCCTACGCCGCGGCCCGCGGCTACGCCCCGCTGGACCGCCGCCTCTACCTGCCGAAGGACTGGGCGGCGGACGCCGCCCGGCGGGCCAAGTGCCACGTCCCCGAGGACGTCGAGTTCCGCGAGGGCTGGCGGATCGCCGCCGAGCTGATCGAGCGGAGCGGGCCGGGGGTGCCGCACGCCTGGGTCGTCGGCGACGACGAGTTCGGACGCCCGGCCCAGTTCCGCGCCTGGCTCAGGGGCCGCGGCGAGCGGTACGTCCTCGACGTGCCGAGCGACACGATCGTCCGCGACCTGGAGTGCGCGCCTCCCCCGGGCCGCCGCCCCGGCCACGGCCGCCCCTGGGCGGTCCCCTTCCGGCGCGTCGATGCCTGGGCGGCCGCCCAGCCGGCGGGCCGCTGGACCCGGCTGACGATCCGGGCCGGCGAGAAGGGCCCGCTACGGGTCGACGCGATGACAGCCCGGGTGCGGACGAGGCTGGAGCACCGGGTCGGGCCGCAGGAGCGGCTGGTGGTGATGCGCACCGTCGAGGCCGAGCCCGAGACGCACTACGCGCTGAGCGACGCGGCGGCCGACGTCCCGTTGGAGGAGCTGGTGCGGGCCCGGTTCGCGCGGCACCGGATCGAGGAGGTGTTCGAGGCGGCCAAGGGGGAGGTCGGGCTGGCGCAGTACGAGGTTCGGGGCTGGGTGGGGTGGCACCACCACGTCACGCTCTCGCTCCTGGCGCGGTGGTTCCTCTGCTGCGAGCGGCGGCGAGTCGGGGGGGAAAACCCGGGCCGTGACGGTGTCGCAGGTGCGCGAGGTGTTCGCCCGGCTGCTGCGCGTCCCGGCGCCGGGCCCCGAGCGGATCGCCGCGGAGGTGTCGCGCGTCCTGTGGCGGAAGGAGGCGGCGCGGATCGATCACTGGCACAAGGCCACCGGCGGCTTCCCGCCGCGCCGGCCGCCACCGGATACCAGTTGATCAGGTGA
- a CDS encoding helix-turn-helix domain-containing protein, producing the protein MVAIAPQRTRDHGPDHTPAGRARAPARPGPSLRRPPRHPPRPGPAGPRFRPAAARLGVSRSTVYNWAGRFAKERDPSPSLGDRPRAGRPPAARRAAEELAEAALGTDPRAAGYRHTNWTVPLLLAHLNRASGQQASGTTMRRALHGLGYRWKRPRFVLSRRSPTWRQAKGG; encoded by the coding sequence ATGGTTGCGATAGCCCCACAGAGGACTCGCGACCATGGCCCTGATCACACTCCAGCCGGCCGAGCGCGAGCACCTGCGCGGCCTGGCCCGTCACTCCGACGACCGCCGCGTCATCCACCGCGCCCTGGCCCTGCTGGACCTCGATTCCGGCCAGCCGCCGCTCGGCTCGGCGTCAGCCGATCGACCGTCTACAACTGGGCCGGCCGGTTCGCCAAGGAGCGAGATCCAAGCCCGTCGCTGGGCGATCGCCCACGCGCCGGCAGGCCGCCGGCCGCCAGGCGGGCCGCCGAAGAGTTGGCCGAGGCCGCCCTGGGGACGGATCCCCGCGCGGCCGGCTATCGCCACACCAACTGGACCGTGCCCCTGCTGCTGGCCCACCTGAACCGGGCCTCAGGCCAGCAGGCCAGCGGCACCACCATGCGGCGGGCCTTGCACGGGCTGGGCTATCGCTGGAAGCGGCCCCGCTTCGTCCTCTCGCGCCGATCGCCCACCTGGCGGCAGGCCAAAGGGGGCTGA
- a CDS encoding transposase, whose product MPGRTRTVVLFSDATILTETPPLRAAWARAGQQAEVPITGNRDRRVLFGAIAVGRGTLRLDRAGQWNQDSFQSHLRHFRPTWRGWRIVLFLDRGSPHTARRSRALAKQFSIELRFLPTACPELNPMEGLWREIKGQILANEPTPELDVSLERAVDHLMAMTGKQRRQTAGILSENFWLAT is encoded by the coding sequence CTGCCCGGACGCACGCGCACCGTCGTCCTCTTCTCCGACGCCACCATCCTCACCGAGACTCCGCCGCTGCGGGCCGCCTGGGCCAGGGCTGGCCAGCAGGCCGAGGTGCCGATCACCGGCAACCGCGACCGCCGCGTCCTCTTCGGCGCCATCGCCGTGGGCCGCGGCACGCTCCGCCTGGACCGCGCCGGGCAATGGAACCAGGACAGTTTCCAGAGCCATCTGCGGCACTTCCGCCCGACCTGGCGCGGCTGGCGGATCGTGCTGTTCCTGGACCGGGGCTCGCCGCACACGGCCAGGCGGTCGCGGGCCCTGGCCAAGCAGTTCTCCATCGAGCTACGGTTCCTGCCGACGGCGTGCCCGGAGCTCAACCCGATGGAGGGCCTGTGGCGCGAGATCAAGGGGCAGATCCTGGCCAACGAGCCGACGCCCGAGCTGGACGTTTCGCTGGAGCGTGCCGTCGATCACCTGATGGCCATGACCGGCAAACAACGACGCCAAACCGCGGGCATCCTCTCCGAGAACTTCTGGCTAGCCACTTAG
- a CDS encoding winged helix-turn-helix domain-containing protein, translating to MRPIGTAEELQRRRIRAVELVAQGESPDDVAHFVGCGRSSVYTWVKLAKESIETIAAKPHAGPKPRLGSAQLEQLEDELKKGAVHHGWRTELWTAARVADLIERRFRITFHPEHVRKILKRRLRWTSQKPEKRAEERDEEAIRH from the coding sequence ATGAGACCCATCGGCACCGCAGAAGAGCTCCAACGTCGCCGCATCCGGGCCGTCGAGCTCGTCGCCCAGGGCGAATCGCCCGACGACGTCGCCCACTTCGTCGGGTGCGGCCGATCCTCCGTCTACACCTGGGTGAAACTCGCCAAGGAGTCGATCGAGACGATCGCCGCCAAGCCCCACGCCGGGCCCAAGCCCCGCCTCGGCTCCGCCCAGTTGGAGCAACTCGAAGACGAGCTGAAGAAGGGGGCCGTGCACCACGGCTGGCGCACCGAGCTGTGGACCGCCGCACGTGTTGCTGACCTGATCGAGCGACGGTTCAGGATCACGTTCCACCCCGAGCACGTCCGCAAGATCCTCAAGCGGCGCCTCCGCTGGACCAGCCAGAAGCCCGAGAAGCGGGCCGAGGAGCGAGACGAGGAGGCGATCCGCCACTGA
- a CDS encoding transposase: MGQELPNIVRKARRRGEQLVFLDESGFMQAPTVRRTFAPRGQTPILRRWDRHDRISAISCITVGPARRRLGLYCQLSPDDTNVTGERMVEFLRELRRQLPVPMRIVWDRGNVHDRSKAVRAFLAEHPSVKTERFPSYTPEANPDEGVWQDTKHGRLANFTPEDTAELRSAVSGELTRLQRSPKLLASFIRHAEVPIRLPKSFR; this comes from the coding sequence ATGGGTCAGGAACTGCCCAACATCGTCCGCAAGGCCCGGCGACGAGGCGAGCAGCTGGTCTTCCTCGACGAATCGGGCTTCATGCAGGCCCCCACGGTGCGACGCACCTTCGCCCCGAGAGGCCAGACGCCGATCCTCCGACGCTGGGATCGCCACGATCGGATCTCGGCGATCAGTTGCATCACGGTCGGCCCGGCGAGGCGACGACTCGGCCTGTACTGCCAACTCTCGCCGGATGACACCAACGTGACGGGCGAGCGGATGGTGGAGTTCTTGCGAGAGCTTCGCCGTCAGCTGCCGGTGCCGATGCGGATCGTGTGGGACCGCGGCAACGTGCACGACAGGAGCAAGGCGGTGCGGGCATTCCTGGCGGAGCACCCGTCGGTGAAGACGGAGCGTTTCCCGTCGTACACGCCCGAGGCGAACCCCGACGAGGGGGTGTGGCAGGATACCAAGCACGGACGGCTGGCGAACTTCACGCCCGAGGACACGGCGGAGTTGCGTTCGGCGGTGAGCGGGGAGTTGACGAGGTTGCAGCGGAGTCCGAAGCTGCTGGCGTCGTTCATCCGGCACGCAGAAGTCCCGATCCGCCTACCCAAATCGTTCCGTTAG
- a CDS encoding protein-L-isoaspartate(D-aspartate) O-methyltransferase codes for MSFERQRERLVEHELRILGIRDEAVLHAMRIVPRESFVSEEMKEFAYRNAPLPIGSGQTISQPLIVAHMAEALELSPDERVLEIGAGSGYAAAILSQIAKEVFTVERHQALAESAGERLKRLGYGNVHVLWGDGTRGWPEEAPFDAIVVAAGGPGIPHALLEQLRIGGRLVIPVGEEQDTQQLIRAIRRGDDDFEYEELGAVRFVPLIGEAGWQEEGESKRPNIMRRPTKASMGLPELIRNAAEPFSSIENADLQPLLDRIGDARLVLIGEASHGTSEFYRIRAEITKALIERKNFDFVAVEADWPDAYRIHDFVTHKERDEPHDWEAFARFPTWMWRNQEVLDFIHWLRDYNLQQRLPERRVGFYGLDLYSLFTSVDCVLDYLDRVDSQAAAVARVRYGCLTPWEGDPATYGRATLTGEYHSCETEVVRMLREMTQRRVEASVRDGEDLFDAQLNARLVADAEQYYRIMYYGSDESWNHRDTHMFETLRLLLGRYRGRSKAVIWEHNSHLGNAAATQFGKHGQLNVGQLCRQAFGKDVYAIGQGTDHGTVAAASAWEGAMEVKQVRPALPDSYERLMHLTEMDSFFLPLAKSRNQQLTTALTQRRLERAIGVIYRPETERLSHYFDASLPNQFDEWIWFDGTSAVHPLTTQQSATHEPPHPFAIIDE; via the coding sequence ATGAGTTTCGAGCGGCAACGAGAACGGCTTGTTGAGCACGAACTGCGGATTCTCGGGATTCGAGACGAAGCCGTCCTGCATGCGATGCGTATCGTCCCTAGGGAATCGTTCGTGTCCGAGGAAATGAAGGAATTCGCCTACCGCAATGCGCCACTACCGATCGGCTCCGGACAGACGATCTCGCAGCCCTTGATCGTGGCGCATATGGCCGAGGCGCTGGAACTGTCGCCTGACGAGCGGGTTCTCGAAATTGGGGCCGGTTCGGGGTACGCGGCGGCGATCCTGTCGCAGATCGCGAAAGAAGTGTTCACGGTCGAACGGCATCAAGCATTGGCCGAATCGGCGGGGGAGCGACTCAAGCGGTTGGGCTACGGGAATGTCCACGTGCTCTGGGGAGATGGTACTCGTGGCTGGCCAGAAGAGGCCCCGTTTGATGCGATCGTTGTGGCGGCGGGCGGTCCGGGGATCCCGCATGCTCTCCTGGAACAGCTCCGTATCGGCGGACGTCTCGTGATTCCCGTCGGTGAGGAGCAAGACACCCAACAGCTGATTCGCGCGATCCGACGAGGAGACGATGATTTCGAGTATGAAGAGTTGGGGGCCGTTCGATTTGTCCCCTTGATCGGCGAAGCCGGTTGGCAGGAGGAAGGTGAGAGCAAGCGGCCTAATATCATGAGACGGCCGACCAAAGCGTCGATGGGACTACCCGAATTGATTCGGAACGCCGCGGAGCCATTTTCTTCGATAGAAAACGCAGACTTGCAGCCTCTCCTAGATCGGATCGGCGATGCACGCTTGGTGTTGATTGGCGAGGCGAGTCACGGAACATCGGAATTTTATCGCATCCGAGCCGAGATCACCAAGGCACTGATCGAGCGGAAGAACTTCGATTTTGTCGCGGTCGAGGCAGACTGGCCCGATGCATACCGGATTCACGACTTTGTCACTCACAAAGAGCGTGATGAGCCTCACGATTGGGAGGCGTTCGCTCGATTCCCGACATGGATGTGGCGCAACCAGGAAGTGCTCGACTTCATTCACTGGCTTCGTGATTACAACCTGCAACAGCGATTGCCGGAGCGACGGGTCGGATTTTACGGTCTCGATCTATACAGCCTGTTCACCTCGGTGGATTGTGTGCTGGACTATCTTGACCGCGTCGATTCCCAGGCGGCGGCCGTGGCACGGGTCCGTTATGGATGCCTGACGCCCTGGGAAGGGGATCCCGCCACCTACGGTCGGGCGACGTTGACCGGGGAGTATCACAGCTGCGAAACCGAAGTCGTGCGGATGCTCCGAGAGATGACCCAACGTCGAGTGGAGGCCTCCGTCCGCGACGGTGAGGACTTGTTCGACGCCCAATTGAACGCCCGGCTGGTGGCCGATGCCGAGCAGTATTATCGGATCATGTATTATGGGTCCGACGAGTCCTGGAATCACCGCGACACCCACATGTTCGAAACATTGCGGTTGTTGCTCGGCCGGTACCGGGGCCGATCCAAAGCCGTGATCTGGGAGCACAACTCTCACCTGGGAAATGCGGCAGCCACGCAGTTTGGAAAACACGGGCAACTTAACGTCGGTCAACTTTGCCGGCAGGCGTTTGGCAAGGATGTCTACGCGATTGGACAGGGGACGGACCATGGAACTGTGGCAGCCGCCTCGGCTTGGGAAGGTGCGATGGAGGTGAAACAAGTGCGTCCCGCCCTTCCGGACAGCTACGAGCGGTTGATGCACCTGACTGAGATGGATTCGTTTTTCTTGCCGCTGGCAAAATCGCGCAACCAGCAGTTGACCACCGCACTGACGCAGAGGCGGTTGGAGCGAGCCATTGGCGTGATTTATCGCCCAGAAACCGAGCGACTAAGCCATTATTTCGATGCCTCGCTCCCCAACCAGTTCGACGAGTGGATCTGGTTTGACGGGACCTCGGCGGTTCACCCGCTCACGACTCAACAGTCTGCCACGCACGAACCTCCGCATCCATTTGCTATTATTGATGAGTGA
- a CDS encoding aldo/keto reductase: protein MSQVETSGSDRRSFLQAGAVATAAALGAGASRAEAQAPEQAKPAKPTVLPMRTLGRTGIQMTMLEMGTGALRERGVLDRMLRQSYASGVRTYDTAKAYGTEPGFKRWFEQSPEVRKEIVLVTKDVPKAPKDMMAQLDERLAAMGTDYVDLFFIHGLGDDQSSVDSAIKLVTSKEFKEAADAIRKSGKAKFLGFSTHHRNRAEIIEAAAKAGYIDAVMLQYTPWLEKDSPLNKALDVAHKAGVGLISMKQVAGQFPEKPKVNILDEVARRVPMLAERKLTPYQGLLQAIWTDERISGSCVSIKTVDQLRDNADAARRYEPLKAAEIDQLRDAALAFGPTMCADCDGRCSTAAGTKAELGNLTRFYTYHEHHGLRSEARKQYAAMAGDARDWAGADLEAARNACPNKLNFAELLPRTDDLLA, encoded by the coding sequence ATGTCTCAGGTCGAGACCAGCGGCAGCGATCGGCGTAGCTTCCTCCAGGCCGGGGCAGTCGCCACCGCCGCGGCGCTCGGCGCCGGGGCTTCCAGGGCCGAGGCCCAGGCCCCCGAACAGGCCAAGCCCGCGAAGCCGACCGTCCTCCCCATGCGAACGCTGGGCAGGACGGGCATCCAGATGACGATGCTGGAGATGGGCACCGGGGCCCTCCGCGAGCGCGGCGTGCTCGACCGCATGCTCCGCCAGTCGTACGCCAGCGGCGTGCGGACCTACGACACCGCCAAAGCCTACGGCACCGAGCCGGGCTTCAAGCGCTGGTTCGAGCAGTCGCCCGAAGTCCGCAAGGAGATCGTCCTCGTCACGAAGGACGTGCCCAAGGCCCCCAAGGACATGATGGCCCAGCTCGACGAGCGCCTGGCCGCCATGGGCACCGACTACGTCGATCTGTTCTTCATCCACGGGCTGGGCGACGATCAGTCGAGCGTCGACTCGGCGATTAAGTTGGTGACGAGCAAGGAGTTCAAGGAGGCCGCCGACGCCATTCGCAAGTCCGGCAAGGCCAAGTTCCTCGGCTTCTCCACCCACCACCGCAACCGCGCCGAGATCATTGAGGCCGCTGCCAAGGCCGGCTACATCGACGCCGTGATGCTCCAGTACACCCCCTGGCTGGAGAAGGATTCGCCGCTGAACAAGGCGCTCGACGTGGCCCACAAGGCGGGCGTCGGCCTCATCTCGATGAAGCAGGTTGCCGGCCAGTTCCCCGAGAAGCCCAAGGTCAACATCCTCGACGAGGTCGCCAGGCGAGTGCCGATGCTCGCCGAACGGAAACTGACCCCGTATCAGGGCCTGCTCCAGGCGATCTGGACCGACGAACGCATCAGCGGCTCGTGTGTGTCGATCAAGACGGTTGACCAGCTTCGCGACAACGCCGACGCAGCCCGCCGTTACGAGCCCCTGAAGGCCGCCGAGATCGACCAGCTCCGCGACGCCGCACTCGCCTTCGGACCGACCATGTGCGCCGACTGCGACGGCCGCTGCTCCACGGCCGCCGGCACCAAGGCCGAGCTGGGCAACCTGACCCGGTTCTACACCTACCACGAGCACCACGGCCTGCGCTCCGAGGCCCGCAAGCAATACGCCGCCATGGCCGGCGACGCACGCGACTGGGCCGGCGCCGACCTGGAAGCCGCCCGCAACGCCTGCCCTAATAAGCTCAATTTCGCCGAACTGCTCCCCCGTACCGACGATCTGCTCGCCTGA
- a CDS encoding response regulator gives MNRPELLVVDDCESTRQVLGTIFRSLGWSVTLAATLAEGMAGLRQSPRCVILDLGLPDGAGESILKTVRFDMPHTRVAVCSGLDDPRRLSTVRDLKPDLMLWKPYELAPLMQLCEAALAAPA, from the coding sequence ATGAATCGCCCCGAGTTGCTGGTGGTCGACGACTGCGAGAGCACCCGCCAGGTCCTGGGTACCATCTTCCGCAGCCTGGGGTGGTCGGTCACCCTGGCGGCCACGCTTGCCGAAGGGATGGCGGGCCTGAGGCAGTCCCCCCGTTGCGTGATCCTCGACCTGGGCCTGCCCGACGGCGCCGGCGAGTCGATCCTGAAGACAGTGCGCTTCGACATGCCGCATACGCGTGTGGCCGTCTGCTCCGGCCTCGACGATCCCCGGCGGCTCTCGACGGTCCGCGACCTGAAGCCTGATCTGATGCTCTGGAAGCCCTACGAGTTGGCCCCCCTGATGCAGCTCTGCGAGGCCGCCCTCGCCGCACCCGCCTGA